A genomic window from Halogeometricum borinquense DSM 11551 includes:
- a CDS encoding sulfatase-like hydrolase/transferase, producing MSDVAERPPIVFLTIDSLRRDEVGCYGDRGVDYDLTPEIDSLAADGVRFDTAISNAPNTLFSFLATLTSTYPLAKKGNTAGRPAVAEELSDAGYRTAGFHSNPFLSRHYGFHRGFDVYHDFTDGSGDGDDDGESSLTNRFFEVLNRTLHRSPLLHEYAKETKNYFTPPYTRAGPINDAATEHLRNVDFDDPQFVWVHYMDAHHPYLPTGKYRELPFLPDISPVRTVDLAAKIDLVKHPEYDGARASVSERDVADLRALYRAQVKRTDDAVGEIVAELKRPGNL from the coding sequence ATGTCTGATGTCGCCGAGCGACCGCCGATAGTTTTTCTCACAATCGACTCGCTGCGACGCGACGAAGTTGGTTGCTACGGGGACAGAGGTGTTGATTATGACCTCACTCCCGAAATCGACTCGCTCGCAGCGGATGGCGTTCGATTCGACACCGCTATCAGCAACGCGCCGAACACGCTCTTCTCGTTCCTTGCGACGCTTACCTCCACGTACCCGTTAGCTAAGAAGGGCAACACGGCCGGGCGACCCGCAGTGGCTGAAGAACTCTCGGACGCCGGTTACCGGACGGCAGGGTTCCACTCGAATCCGTTTCTCTCCCGTCACTACGGGTTCCATCGCGGCTTTGATGTGTACCACGACTTCACCGACGGTAGTGGCGATGGCGACGATGACGGTGAATCCTCGCTGACGAACCGGTTCTTCGAGGTGCTCAATCGAACGCTTCACCGATCTCCTCTCCTGCACGAGTACGCAAAGGAGACAAAGAACTACTTCACGCCACCGTACACGCGCGCTGGTCCCATCAACGACGCTGCTACCGAGCATCTTCGAAACGTGGACTTCGATGACCCGCAATTCGTCTGGGTCCACTATATGGACGCACACCACCCCTATCTCCCGACGGGGAAGTACCGAGAACTCCCGTTCCTTCCCGATATTTCACCGGTTCGAACCGTTGACCTTGCAGCAAAGATTGACTTGGTCAAACACCCCGAGTACGACGGCGCTAGAGCGTCCGTCTCGGAACGTGATGTAGCGGATCTCCGTGCTCTCTACCGAGCACAGGTCAAACGCACCGACGACGCCGTTGGCGAAATTGTCGCCGAGCTAAAGCGCCCAGGGAATCTATGA